The following proteins come from a genomic window of Lycium ferocissimum isolate CSIRO_LF1 chromosome 4, AGI_CSIRO_Lferr_CH_V1, whole genome shotgun sequence:
- the LOC132054502 gene encoding proteinase inhibitor type-2 TR8 translates to MAFCKVGILSLLLLSGIFLLGIEVENANAQKMCLQYCDPEVAYMTCPSSGDKQINEVCVNCCTAGEGCKLFRTDGSLICTGTPE, encoded by the exons ATGGCCTTTTGCAAAGTTGGTATCCTTTCTCTCCTCCTATTGTCTG GTATATTTCTTTTGGGAATTGAGGTGGAAAATGCAAATGCACAAAAGATGTGTCTCCAGTATTGTGACCCTGAAGTGGCTTACATGACCTGCCCATCTTCAGGAGATAAGCAAATTAATGAAGTTTGCGTCAACTGTTGCACAGCAGGTGAAGGTTGCAAATTGTTCCGCACTGATGGATCACTAATTTGTACCGGAACCCCTGAATAG